One Spirochaeta africana DSM 8902 genomic window carries:
- a CDS encoding ABC transporter substrate-binding protein, producing the protein MNRSKCLLVLTAVLLAMPVGLFAAGQQDAAVADRDFTDNPWTDGQDLSGRRVDVFGAFVDEDARRFRESMRIFEEQTGIRVVYEGSGDFESLITVRVEGGSPPDMGAFPQPGLLGDFVAGGEVIDLNDWFSMDYLQQQYDQSWLDMATMDGIMSGFWHRANVKSLVWYPKGPFEERGYQIPETWDELIALSDQIVADGDVPWSIGIESAGATGWVGTDWIEDILLRTAPVEVYDAWTVGEHPFDSPEVRRAFEIMSDIWFNEDYVLGGTDAILLVPFGDAPNALFEDPPAAWLHRQASFIPAFFPEGAVVGEDVDFFYLPPIDEEFGSPVLGAGDIYGVFNDRPEVRALARFMTQGISTKAWVEAGGFVSPHADTPLDWYTTEADRRYAEIIRDADTFRFDGSDLMPGPVGAGSFWTEMVNYVNGKDLNAVLRDIDASWP; encoded by the coding sequence ATGAATCGAAGCAAGTGTTTACTTGTGCTGACGGCAGTCCTGCTTGCCATGCCGGTCGGGCTGTTTGCTGCAGGCCAGCAGGATGCGGCGGTAGCCGATCGGGACTTTACCGACAATCCATGGACTGACGGACAGGATCTGTCGGGACGACGTGTCGATGTATTCGGTGCGTTTGTAGATGAAGACGCACGCCGCTTCCGCGAAAGCATGCGGATCTTCGAGGAACAGACCGGTATTCGCGTAGTGTACGAGGGTTCTGGTGACTTCGAGTCGCTGATTACCGTACGTGTAGAGGGCGGCAGCCCGCCAGATATGGGTGCGTTCCCGCAGCCGGGCCTGCTGGGCGACTTTGTGGCTGGCGGCGAGGTAATCGACCTGAACGACTGGTTCAGCATGGACTATCTGCAGCAGCAGTACGATCAGAGCTGGCTGGACATGGCTACCATGGACGGGATCATGTCGGGTTTCTGGCACCGGGCCAACGTAAAGTCGCTGGTATGGTACCCCAAGGGACCGTTCGAGGAGCGCGGCTACCAGATCCCCGAAACCTGGGACGAGCTGATTGCCCTGAGTGACCAGATTGTTGCCGACGGTGATGTTCCCTGGAGCATCGGGATCGAGAGTGCCGGTGCTACCGGCTGGGTTGGTACCGACTGGATCGAGGACATCCTGCTGCGCACCGCGCCGGTAGAGGTGTATGATGCCTGGACTGTGGGCGAGCATCCCTTCGACAGCCCGGAAGTGCGCCGTGCCTTCGAGATCATGAGCGATATCTGGTTCAACGAGGACTATGTACTGGGCGGCACCGACGCAATCCTGCTGGTACCGTTTGGTGATGCCCCGAATGCCCTGTTCGAAGATCCTCCGGCAGCATGGCTGCACCGCCAGGCCAGCTTTATTCCGGCATTCTTTCCCGAGGGTGCAGTTGTCGGCGAGGATGTGGATTTCTTTTACCTGCCGCCGATCGACGAGGAATTCGGCAGCCCGGTACTGGGTGCCGGCGATATCTATGGTGTGTTCAACGATCGCCCCGAGGTACGCGCACTGGCTCGCTTTATGACCCAGGGTATCTCGACCAAGGCATGGGTAGAGGCCGGCGGATTCGTATCCCCGCATGCCGACACCCCGCTGGACTGGTATACCACCGAGGCTGATCGCCGCTACGCCGAGATCATTCGCGATGCGGATACCTTCCGCTTCGACGGGTCTGACCTTATGCCGGGGCCGGTTGGTGCCGGATCGTTCTGGACCGAGATGGTGAACTACGTGAACGGCAAGGATCTGAATGCTGTTCTGCGTGACATCGATGCCAGCTGGCCATAA
- a CDS encoding sugar ABC transporter permease encodes MRKPKLQVKLASYLFLTVMSVVAVYPVLRVLAVSLRPGNRLFSTSLRLIPAGASLQSYISVLRNRDLLLWVTNSIMITVPTALIGVMLTASAAYALARMRVPWRRQMLIGLLAVQLVPGAAAAMATYLMIIRLGLVNTYLGLVIAYTIGAAPFSIWILRGSFANIDPALEEAALVDGATMLQSLVHIVLPIAAPILGVVFVLSFLGIWSEFMLARLILARPHLLTWPVGLMQLQGQYLVAWGEFAAGGILVGVPSMIVFALASRHLSSGLLMGSVD; translated from the coding sequence ATGAGAAAACCCAAACTGCAGGTAAAGCTGGCATCATATCTTTTCTTAACAGTCATGTCGGTGGTTGCGGTGTATCCGGTGCTGAGAGTACTGGCAGTCTCGCTGCGTCCGGGTAATCGCCTGTTCTCGACCTCTTTACGGCTGATCCCGGCGGGAGCCAGCCTGCAGAGCTATATCAGTGTTCTGCGCAACCGCGATCTGCTGTTGTGGGTAACAAATTCGATCATGATAACCGTGCCGACTGCCCTGATCGGGGTAATGCTGACTGCCTCAGCTGCCTATGCGTTGGCGCGTATGCGCGTTCCGTGGCGCCGACAGATGCTGATCGGTCTGCTCGCAGTGCAGCTGGTGCCAGGAGCTGCGGCAGCAATGGCGACATACCTGATGATTATCCGGCTGGGACTGGTAAATACCTATCTTGGTCTGGTTATCGCGTACACCATCGGTGCAGCGCCGTTCAGCATCTGGATACTGCGCGGCAGCTTTGCGAACATCGATCCGGCATTGGAGGAGGCTGCGCTGGTAGATGGGGCTACCATGCTGCAGTCGCTTGTGCATATTGTGCTGCCTATTGCTGCGCCGATACTGGGAGTAGTTTTTGTATTGAGTTTTCTGGGCATATGGAGTGAATTCATGCTGGCCAGACTGATACTGGCCCGGCCTCATTTGCTTACCTGGCCGGTCGGGCTGATGCAGCTGCAGGGGCAGTATCTGGTAGCATGGGGTGAGTTTGCTGCCGGCGGCATCCTGGTGGGTGTTCCCAGCATGATAGTGTTTGCCCTGGCATCGCGACATCTGTCATCGGGTTTATTGATGGGATCTGTGGACTAA
- a CDS encoding carbohydrate ABC transporter permease, with protein sequence MGTRILQAAAAFIGLGIFILVMLAVAYIAFSWGRVRRWRQAAVFLAPGIIGTAVLVGFPLLFSIYLAGTNLSMRRVLDHSFSLAHYVENFRWLMFEARAAQGFPAAMARTAVWALFQLGLGFGTGLLLALALVQPLRLRALFKFLLLLPWAMPGIILILSLGTEFHYEFGFVNNLLNNLMGIRIRWNQDRFWNLISMHMVGLYLAIPYYTLVIEGALRGMQPSYLEAAELDGAGPFRRLRSITLPIISPVLWPPVLFSLLGLFSTFDLPYLMAAQGNELISVVILELALRSGQYARSAMAGWLFSLVMGCMLLGLIRFGRVLPKEIIE encoded by the coding sequence ATGGGTACGCGAATTCTTCAGGCTGCGGCAGCATTTATCGGGCTGGGCATCTTTATTCTGGTAATGCTGGCGGTTGCCTACATCGCTTTTTCCTGGGGAAGGGTTCGCCGGTGGCGGCAGGCAGCGGTTTTCCTGGCGCCGGGGATAATCGGCACTGCAGTGCTGGTTGGTTTTCCGTTGCTGTTCTCGATCTATCTTGCCGGGACGAATCTGTCGATGCGCCGTGTTCTGGATCACAGCTTTTCGCTGGCGCATTATGTGGAGAACTTTCGCTGGTTAATGTTTGAGGCCAGGGCAGCGCAGGGGTTTCCGGCAGCCATGGCAAGGACGGCTGTCTGGGCCTTGTTCCAGCTTGGCCTGGGGTTTGGCACAGGTTTGCTGCTCGCCCTGGCGCTGGTCCAGCCGCTGCGGCTGCGCGCGCTGTTCAAGTTCCTTCTGCTTCTGCCGTGGGCAATGCCGGGAATCATACTGATTCTCAGCCTGGGAACCGAGTTTCATTACGAGTTCGGGTTTGTTAACAACCTGTTGAACAATCTGATGGGAATCCGTATTCGCTGGAATCAGGACCGGTTCTGGAATCTGATCTCCATGCATATGGTTGGTCTGTATCTTGCCATCCCGTACTATACCCTGGTGATCGAAGGCGCGCTGCGCGGGATGCAGCCATCCTATCTGGAGGCCGCTGAGCTGGATGGCGCCGGGCCATTCCGCCGTTTGCGATCCATTACCCTGCCGATAATTTCGCCGGTTCTGTGGCCGCCGGTGCTGTTCAGCCTTCTGGGGCTGTTCAGTACTTTTGACCTGCCGTATCTGATGGCCGCGCAAGGGAATGAACTGATATCGGTGGTGATTCTGGAGCTTGCTCTGCGGTCGGGGCAGTATGCCAGATCGGCAATGGCCGGCTGGCTGTTTTCGCTGGTTATGGGGTGCATGTTGCTGGGATTGATACGATTCGGACGTGTTCTTCCCAAGGAGATTATTGAATGA